CGCTGGGACTCCTGGGCGGCTGGGGGTACTATCCCTTCCTGTTCTGCGGCTTCATGTGGCCTTATTTCAAGCACGAGGACCGGGTCAATACCAAGCGCATCGTGGGCATCCTCCTGGCCATGACCCTGCTCAACGGTTTCAACCATTACCTCGAGCAGAGCCTACAGAGCTCCGGTTTCCAAACCGTCCAGAGCGTTTACTCCGGGCAGCTTTTCCCCGAGTCACGGTACAATCGCTTCGACAACGAAATGAAGGTCATGCAGGCGTACGCCTACTACAACCAGCACAAAGCGGACACGGCGCAGGACATTCTCCAGGCCACCGGCAGCGGCTATCTCTCGACGATGAAGCTGAACCTGCTGGGAAACATCTATTTTGATAAAGGCAACATGGCCCAGAGCATCCAATTCTACCGTCAGTCGCTGAGCATCGACAATCGCAACCGGGTAACGCTGAAAAATTTCGCCCTGGCGCTGCTGAAGAACAATGACCCCGATTTGTTCAGTTTCTACCTGAAAAATTATCCGGAGATTCAGGAATATAAAAGCAAGCCCGCCATTCCCCAGACAGCCGACCTTCCAAATGCCATCCTGTGGAAGCGGCTGCTGAATTTTTCCTGGCAGGAATTTCATATCTGGAATTTCGTATCCAACCTCGTCATCGAATTCTTCAAATTCCCGATCCTGCTGGCCTGCCTGCTCATGCTGGTCTACACCACCCTGCTCAAAAAGCTGGCGCCGCACCTGGGCCAGAGCACGTTCTGCAACAAGTGCGCGAAAATAATCAAGAAAAAGTCGATCGAGCAGGCGCACCCCCTGTGCGAGGATTGCTACCAGCTATTCCTGATCAAGGACCCCATCTTCCTGGAGGCCAAGATCATCAAGGAAAAGGAAATCAGCCGCAGGATCCACTTTCAATACGCCCTACACCTGGTCGCGTCGCTGTTCATCCCGGGTTATTGCCTGAATTTCAAGGACCGGAGCAAGGCCTTCACCTTCGCCTGCCTGGCTTTCGTCAACGTCTTCGGCCTGTACGTGTTCAACGCCCTGACCTTCAAAAGTTTCTTCGGCACCGTGCCTATGTTCATCGATTTTATCGGCATGCTGGCCATTGTCCTCTACCTGTCCATCAATGCCTTTTCATTGCGGGGGATCGACCATGGCTTTTAAAGGAACCCTGCGCGAATTCAAGGTACCCGACATCCTGCAGCTGATTTCGCTGCAGAAAAAAACGGGCATTCTGACCTTCAACAGCGTGGAGGGTTTTATCACCCTCATCTTCGAGGAGGGCTGCATCGTCGGTATCGACGCCTTCCCCAAGAAGCTGGAGATGCGGGTGGGCAACGTCTGCGTCAAGCAGGAAATCATCAGCGAAGAAATGCTGCAGCGAGCCCTGGCCATCCAGAAGCGCACCAACCAGAAAGTGGGCGAAATCCTGATCGGCATGGGGCTGATCGACGAGAAGATCATCCCCGAAATGCTCAAGATCCAGGCTATCCAGATCGTCCTCTCGCTGTTCAATTGGAAAAAAGGCGAATACAATTTTAAGATCCTCGACCACATCAACAAGGACCTGAGGCTGTTCAATCCCATCGCGGTGGATACCCTGATCATGGAAGGGGTGCAGATGCTCGACGAATGGCCGCTGATCAAGAAAGTGATCCCCAACGAAGACATCGTCTTCGAACCGGTCTACCTGGGCAGCAAGAAAATCGAACTGGTGTCCGAATTCGATGATGACCGGAGTTCCAAGGACGACAACATCATCTTCCTATCCGAAATCGAACTGAACCTGCTCAAGTACATCAACGGCAAGAACAAGGTCAAAGACCTGGTGGAAATGGGCTTGTTTACCGAGTACAAGATCTACAAGAAGCTCTTCAACCTGTTCAACAAGGGGTTGATGAAGAAGAAGGAAAAAACCGAGATCCAGGAAATTCAGGAACGGAAGCTGTCCGAGGATCGTGATTTCAGCAACCGCAACAAGCTGCGTCGGCTGTTCAATTTTTGCATGATCGTGCTGGCCCTGACGCTGCTGCTTACCTTTTTCGCCCCCTTGCGGCCGGTCTATAAAAAAAACGGTTTGCTGAAAATCCAGTTTTTCCAGCAATATCTGCGCCTCTCGCCGCCGGTGCATTAGAGCGGATGAAGTTCAGGACCCGCCTGGAAAGAACCAGCGGCGCCAGCGCGGTCGCCATCGGCAATTTCGACGGTTTCCATGCCGGGCATGAAAAGATCGTGGCCACCCTGGCCGCAACTGCCCAACGCGAAGGATTGCTGTCGGTACTGCTCTCCTTCCATCCCCATCCCCGCCTTTTCTTCCACCAGCCCATTTGCCTGATCAGCACCGACGCGCAACGGCTCGATGTCCTGCGCCGCCAGCCGCTGGATTACCTATTTTTCATCGATTTCGCCCGCGTGGCTGACATCCCGGCCGCCACCTTCGTCAACGACATCCTACTGGACAAGCTGCGCATGCAAACGCTGATCATCGGCCAGGATTTCCGCTTCGGCCGCGGGCGCGAGGGAGACCTGGCCTTCCTGCGCCGGCAGGCGGCCAAGGCTTCTTTCACCGTCATGCAGGCGCGGACCGTTCGCCGGGATGGCTTTCAGGTCGGCAGCTCGCTGATCCGCAAAAAATTGGCGGCCGGAGCGGTGGAGGAGGCCAACCACATGCTGGGCCATCCCTATGCCATCGAGGGCATCGTCGAAAGGGGGGCCGGACGCGGCAGCAAGCTCGGTTTTCCGACCCTCAACGTCTCCACCGCCAACCAGATTCTCCCGGCCGGCGTTTTTCACACCGAGACGCGGATCGGCCGGCAACAATTCCCCTCGCTGACCAACATCGGCTCGGCCCCGACGTTCGGCGCGACAGCGGACACTGCCGCAGCGCTCAGGATCGAAACCCATGTCCCCCATTTTCAGCGCATGGTCTACGGTGAAAAGGTGACCATTTCCTTCATCCGCAAGATCAGGGCCGAGATCCAATTCGCCTCCAGCCAGGCCCTGCAAGAACAGATCCGCCGCGACGTCACCAGCCTGGGCATTTGACATCGGGCCGCTTTTTTGCTAAAGTTTAGGCAAGACACGCAACCGCCCATTCAGGAGTCATCACCATGGATCACGAAACAGTCGGCCAGCCGCAACCGGCCAATGAGTATGTGTATGTGAGAGTAGCTTCGGAACCGCGCGAACCGGAAAGAATAACAGTCACCTCCCATGCGGTTTCTTTTCTCCCTGCGGCGCGATCGAGATCATCCTGCGCCTCCTTTATTTGTCTCTCAATTTTTTCGAGTTCAGATTCCTTCGAAAGTTTATCTTGATAAGCTTTCTGGATACTCTTCCCTATAGCAGCGGACATATTATGCACATCTGCCATAGTCTTTAACTTCGCCTTGGTCTGTAACTGCCAGAACTGAATCTGTGTGTCCAGGCCGCGGATCGTCGCTTGAAGGTTCTTCCGCGCCTCTTTCAGTTTCTCAAGCTGTTTCATGAGATTTGCGATCTTCTCATCATTCTGGCGGCTTACCTGTCGCCAGTTTATATCATCGATTTTCATTTTCGAATCATTGGCTATGCGGACCACCAGAGAATCCGGATCGGCCTGTCCAGGGAGTATGATG
The DNA window shown above is from Candidatus Aminicenantes bacterium and carries:
- a CDS encoding tetratricopeptide repeat protein, with product MSKKSLLLLTALLFLGSISRAAVNPWSNLKKIVFYDSSGDMAAVKENLEQLDAQGLVPAEKLELQQKLNELGDRYFQKKNFPLAQAFYQKILQISPQNAWPLFNKLEKISRLQGNWLWNFKNVWRQFWLVGKDFSGAFLLLNTLFNVLFFSSLMLFYITTVAMFFKYFKLVTHDFLLSADNRIQFGKLALLLALLLWPLGLLGGWGYYPFLFCGFMWPYFKHEDRVNTKRIVGILLAMTLLNGFNHYLEQSLQSSGFQTVQSVYSGQLFPESRYNRFDNEMKVMQAYAYYNQHKADTAQDILQATGSGYLSTMKLNLLGNIYFDKGNMAQSIQFYRQSLSIDNRNRVTLKNFALALLKNNDPDLFSFYLKNYPEIQEYKSKPAIPQTADLPNAILWKRLLNFSWQEFHIWNFVSNLVIEFFKFPILLACLLMLVYTTLLKKLAPHLGQSTFCNKCAKIIKKKSIEQAHPLCEDCYQLFLIKDPIFLEAKIIKEKEISRRIHFQYALHLVASLFIPGYCLNFKDRSKAFTFACLAFVNVFGLYVFNALTFKSFFGTVPMFIDFIGMLAIVLYLSINAFSLRGIDHGF
- a CDS encoding DUF4388 domain-containing protein, which gives rise to MAFKGTLREFKVPDILQLISLQKKTGILTFNSVEGFITLIFEEGCIVGIDAFPKKLEMRVGNVCVKQEIISEEMLQRALAIQKRTNQKVGEILIGMGLIDEKIIPEMLKIQAIQIVLSLFNWKKGEYNFKILDHINKDLRLFNPIAVDTLIMEGVQMLDEWPLIKKVIPNEDIVFEPVYLGSKKIELVSEFDDDRSSKDDNIIFLSEIELNLLKYINGKNKVKDLVEMGLFTEYKIYKKLFNLFNKGLMKKKEKTEIQEIQERKLSEDRDFSNRNKLRRLFNFCMIVLALTLLLTFFAPLRPVYKKNGLLKIQFFQQYLRLSPPVH
- the ribF gene encoding riboflavin biosynthesis protein RibF; the protein is MKFRTRLERTSGASAVAIGNFDGFHAGHEKIVATLAATAQREGLLSVLLSFHPHPRLFFHQPICLISTDAQRLDVLRRQPLDYLFFIDFARVADIPAATFVNDILLDKLRMQTLIIGQDFRFGRGREGDLAFLRRQAAKASFTVMQARTVRRDGFQVGSSLIRKKLAAGAVEEANHMLGHPYAIEGIVERGAGRGSKLGFPTLNVSTANQILPAGVFHTETRIGRQQFPSLTNIGSAPTFGATADTAAALRIETHVPHFQRMVYGEKVTISFIRKIRAEIQFASSQALQEQIRRDVTSLGI
- a CDS encoding DUF4140 domain-containing protein; translation: IILPGQADPDSLVVRIANDSKMKIDDINWRQVSRQNDEKIANLMKQLEKLKEARKNLQATIRGLDTQIQFWQLQTKAKLKTMADVHNMSAAIGKSIQKAYQDKLSKESELEKIERQIKEAQDDLDRAAGRKETAWEVTVILSGSRGSEATLTYTYSLAGCGWPTVS